Part of the Candoia aspera isolate rCanAsp1 chromosome 1, rCanAsp1.hap2, whole genome shotgun sequence genome, CTCTGTCAAACCAAGGGTGAGCAATCCCAGACTACCACTGCCACCACTGTCTGGCCTAGGAGGCCCATCTAGAGCACATGCCACTCTACTGTTGCTACTCTTTCCACCAGCATGGAGCATCTGCTTCATTTGTTGATTAGGAACTCTTCCTTGCCATGTCTGTGCAGAGCTCCCAGGTAACCCCATTCTCTTTCCAGTGAAAGAGGCACTCCAGTCCCCCTACCCACTCTCTAGCGGTATGAAACAAGCCGTATTGTACAAAGGTAGTGAACTAACAAATGGGCAGACAGCATTAAGAACATGTTAGTTCTCCCATTCCATGTATTCCCAGGTAGATTTATATACTTTTCCCCTTCTCACTATGAGCTTCTTTTTCAGTCACTGTGCAATAATACCCATTTGGACAAGCTCATTACCTTTTGATTCAAAATAGGTTGTGGGTGCAGAAACAGCAaagctgtttctttctctctatttctttaaaacaacTAAATGCAAAAGccgaagaaaaaaatacacaaaattatgtaagaagaaaactttaaaaaggaaacaaaaacatacaaaatgtatGTTTGTACGCATACATATATCAAATTGAAGCCATGATTTATTGCAGACAGCCATGGTTGACCTATATTAATGAATTCTGCAAGCTGCTAAATAGTTGGAACCATATATTTACATTTCCAGTGCTAAACAATGTCTTTTAATTATGTGTTCATTTTCTTTGTCCCAATGCCCATATGACTGAGATGTAATTGCTTCTTACTGACATGGagcaatatatttaaatagaGAGTTTCATTTCATCTCCAACCAAGTAAACGCATTAtgaacatttttgaaatattgaaaaaatgtgatctaaaaatctattgaaatttttgggttttttaaaaaccttctttTTTATTggtaaaataaaacattcaagcaaaaaaagaggcaaaaacaaaaaaaccccataccTATATACCCATAGTTAAAGGAATttagaaaagcaaaacacaaaaaaatgaaaaaatgaaaagggtATTCTGGTGGCccccttttcttcctcccccacTTTTCCCACAGCCACTAATTGctacttgaattttttttaatactttactTTGGACATTATTACTGATTTTGGtttggatatcatcatcatcatcatcatcatcgctttTTCTTCAAAacccaaaatttattttttaaataaaaaatatcattGAAATATTTGGTTTATTACATATTAAACTGCTGATAACCAGACAAATTCAAAACCAACAATTTTTAACTTACTTTTGCTGAACTGTGTACTAAGTCACAAACATTCACAGCCTTGTGATTTCTACAGCCCACAGTTGTAAAAGGTTTTTGATCCTGTACTTTCTACAGcagattattttgatttatgaCTGCCAGGAACCTGCTTTTGATTGACTGCTTTCAAGCTACCATTGTTTACGGCTGAAGATCCTGGGAAGTGGCTAAGGGGTGAACCAGCTGGGTGCAAACTTTCTCTGATGAAACCAAAAGAGTGGCCTTTGGCAGAGGTGGAGACTGGTATTGGTGAAATACgctatatttaaataaagtgtATAGTTTATTGAGATAATATTGAGAAGAATAAGAGATCACAAACACACAACAAGAGTGTATGATGTGTTCCTTTTCCCACTGATGTCCTCTGTCTTTACAAGTGGCTCTTACAAAGCTGTCCATTAAATTTTCTAGAGCTACTCCCTTTCCAAATCCATATATTGCCAAGTGCTTTTGACCCAGCATCTTTCACCTCCTTATTCCTCAGGCTGTAGATGAGAGGGTTGAGCATGGGGATCACAACCGTGTAGAATACAGAAGCCCATTTGTCTTGGTCCATTGAGTAGCTGGAACTCGGCCGGAAGTACATATAGAGTATTGTCCCATGGAATATCCCAACAGCTGTCAGGTGAGAGGCGCAGGTGGAAAATGCCCTGTGCCTGCCCTCAGTGGAGCGCATTCTCAGGATTGTCCCCAAAATGTAAAGATAGGATACAAGAATCATGCCAATGCTGCTTGCCTCAAGGCAGCCACCAATGGTAAATATCACAATCTCACTAATATATGTCTCAGTACAGGAGAGAATTAGAAGTGGAGGCTCATCACAGAAGAAGTGATTGATAATATTCGAGCTGCAGAATGATAGTCGGAATGTGCAGAAAGTATAAATTGTTGAATCCAGCAGGCCTGTTAAGTACACAATAGTGATCAGTTGCTGGCAGTTGGTTTTGGACATTACAGCTGGATAGAGAAGTGGATTGCAGATGGCCACATATCTGTCATAGGCCATCACAGCCAACAAAATGCACCCTGCATCTCCAAGCATACAAAATAGAAAGAGCTGTGTAGCACAGGCACTGTAAGAAATCTTTTTAGTTTCACTTAATAGGTCAGTCAGCATTTTAGGAGCAATGGTTGAGGCACAGCAGAGATCAACAAAGGAGAGGTTGCCCAGGAAGTAATACATGGGTTTGTGAAGTTGGGGTTGAGTGCAAATCAAGAGAATCATGCCAAGATTCCCTAACACAGTGATGGCATAAACCAAGAGGAAGACCATAAAAAGAACAAGCTGCATTTTGGGATTGTCTGTGAATCCCTGAAGAATGAACTCAGTAATGACAGAATGATTTCCTTTATCCATGATTTCCTCAGTGGATGGTTGGTTTAGGTTATGAGCTGATCCTGAAATGTCTTTCTGATCCCTtgttaaggaaaagaaaatgatattactTAGAGCTTCATCCGTGTTCCTATCTTCATGCAAAAAGAGTCTGGATTTTTTCAAGAGGATTAGGACCACATTACTAACTTATCTCAGCGTACAGTGTATTTGCTAGTGGAATCCATTTATTATGGAAAAAGTTAGGCtgtgaaaatatatataattctaaTAAACGTGCTTCATTTGCTGTTTCAATGTAAGTGAAGGGCACAGATTAATATATTGCTACATCTTTGCTGCAAAAGTAAGTGTTGGACTTCAGTGTATTTATGGCTGCTAGCATTTGTAATCCCCCCTCCTCCACTGTTTCTAAAACCTTGCAACATGTCCTAGCAAGGGGGATTTGAAAGCTCCAGGTCTCCTGGTTCAGGTCCCATTTATCCCAAGTCTCCCATCAGTAGATGTTAAGTTAGCAGATGGTAGAGGATCCTTACAATGGATGCATTTTCTCTCTTCTTACAGGAGAATGATCCATTTTGAATTAAGTTTTTTTGAGTTAGTGCAAATCAACAGAATCATCCCAATGTTCCCTAACACAGCAATgacataaactgagagcaagatcATAAAAAGAACAAGCTGCATTTTGGGATTGTCTGTAAATCCCTGAAGAATGAATTCAGTAAAGACGGAATCATTTCCTTTATCCATGAGCTTTCTCAGTGGGTGATGGGTTCAGAATATTAGCTGATCCTgaaatgtcttattttttttGATCTattgaaggaaggaaagaagatttgCATTCTTCAGAGTTCCATCCATCTTGGCTTCTCTCTAAAAAATAATCAAGAGGACCAGGGCCCCATTTCCACTGTATTCATCTAAACGATTGCTAAATCTGCATTCAGCAGAAATACAAGGTAGGGCAGTATGTACAGCTATTCTAATATTTACTTCATTTACTGAGGCACAGTACATGAGAACTCATATTAATGCAGATATTAATATGAATTAATGCTCTGTGCTAATAGTGTGACTATTTCTACAAAAATCTATGTTGGAATGAATGTCAAAAGTATTACAATATGTAAATTTTGAGCTGCTAACAcatcttctttccccttctctcttgAGAAGcctctgaattaaaaaaaataaaatctcctgAGAAATCTGCTGCTTTCAGGATACTGTTAGATTCCAAGTTGTTATTGTCATGCTTCTTAATGTATTCGACTCCCACATTTTTTAGATTATGCTTTTTGAAAAGCTGTTTTCATTGAATATCCCAACTGGGATCCTTCTGTGATTCCAGGATGTCTTC contains:
- the LOC134488593 gene encoding olfactory receptor 5AR1-like encodes the protein MDKGNHSVITEFILQGFTDNPKMQLVLFMVFLLVYAITVLGNLGMILLICTQPQLHKPMYYFLGNLSFVDLCCASTIAPKMLTDLLSETKKISYSACATQLFLFCMLGDAGCILLAVMAYDRYVAICNPLLYPAVMSKTNCQQLITIVYLTGLLDSTIYTFCTFRLSFCSSNIINHFFCDEPPLLILSCTETYISEIVIFTIGGCLEASSIGMILVSYLYILGTILRMRSTEGRHRAFSTCASHLTAVGIFHGTILYMYFRPSSSYSMDQDKWASVFYTVVIPMLNPLIYSLRNKEVMSLSKWVLLHSD